A genomic stretch from Candidatus Binataceae bacterium includes:
- a CDS encoding adenylate/guanylate cyclase domain-containing protein, with amino-acid sequence MRCSKCNTDNTEGAKFCVECGTPFSPRCLKCGAESVAQAKFCGECGAAFSAAVSAPVAETSQVQPGEASGERRHLTVLFSDLVGSTEISAHLDPEEFRELVADYHRAATEAVTRFGGYVAKYLGDGILAYFGWPEAHDNDAERAGRAGLAIVEAVRELNRRAAVNRPKLSVRVGIDSGTVVVGKGGGSESEVFGDTANIASRVQSAADPDTVVVTPTVNRLVSGLFVVEERGAHQLKGLAEPVDLYRIVRLSSVRNRLAASIVRGLTPFVGRDDETQLLCSRWERASEGEGQVLLIVGEPGIGKSRLVRQFRKQLVSKPHLWIECAGSPYFQNTPFYPIAEMLQLNFARRADDSDATKLSELERALELAGLKLAEAVPLIATMLNLPVGEKYSPLDALPGATTQTADDNPRRLAVRRGAVGRDGGRRSALVRRV; translated from the coding sequence ATGCGCTGTTCGAAGTGCAATACAGACAACACCGAAGGCGCGAAGTTCTGCGTCGAATGCGGTACACCATTCAGCCCTAGGTGTCTAAAATGCGGCGCCGAGAGCGTAGCACAGGCCAAATTCTGCGGTGAATGCGGTGCTGCATTCAGCGCTGCCGTTAGTGCTCCCGTAGCTGAGACATCGCAGGTCCAACCAGGCGAAGCCAGCGGCGAGCGACGCCATCTGACGGTGCTGTTCAGCGATCTGGTTGGCTCGACCGAAATTTCGGCTCACCTCGACCCCGAGGAATTTCGCGAACTCGTGGCGGACTATCACCGCGCCGCGACAGAAGCGGTCACGCGCTTCGGTGGGTACGTAGCGAAGTACCTGGGCGACGGCATACTGGCGTACTTCGGTTGGCCAGAGGCCCATGACAATGACGCCGAACGTGCTGGGCGCGCGGGACTTGCCATAGTTGAGGCCGTTCGCGAGCTCAACCGTCGCGCCGCGGTCAATCGTCCCAAACTATCGGTCCGCGTCGGCATCGATAGCGGTACCGTCGTGGTCGGCAAGGGCGGTGGCAGCGAGTCGGAGGTCTTCGGCGATACCGCCAATATCGCGTCGCGAGTGCAGTCAGCAGCCGATCCCGACACGGTGGTTGTCACCCCGACAGTCAATCGGTTGGTTTCGGGTCTTTTCGTCGTCGAGGAACGCGGCGCTCACCAATTGAAGGGGCTCGCCGAGCCCGTCGATCTGTATCGAATCGTGCGACTGAGTAGTGTGCGAAATCGTCTGGCGGCGTCCATCGTACGCGGTCTTACGCCGTTCGTTGGACGTGACGATGAAACGCAGCTTTTGTGTAGTCGTTGGGAACGCGCATCCGAGGGTGAGGGGCAGGTTTTGTTGATCGTGGGTGAGCCAGGAATCGGCAAGTCGCGCCTGGTGCGGCAATTTCGCAAGCAGCTGGTCTCGAAGCCGCATTTGTGGATCGAATGCGCAGGCTCGCCGTATTTCCAGAACACGCCCTTCTATCCGATCGCTGAGATGCTTCAATTGAACTTCGCACGACGCGCTGATGATTCGGACGCGACCAAGCTAAGCGAGTTGGAAAGAGCTCTCGAACTCGCAGGACTGAAGCTTGCTGAGGCGGTGCCGCTTATCGCCACGATGCTGAATCTTCCGGTTGGCGAGAAGTATTCGCCGCTTGATGCTCTCCCCGGAGCAACAACGCAAACGGCTGATGACAACCCTCGCCGCCTGGCTGTTCGGCGCGGTGCAGTCGGTCGTGATGGCGGTCGAAGATCTGCATTGGTTCGACGCGTC